The Candidatus Koribacter versatilis Ellin345 genome has a segment encoding these proteins:
- a CDS encoding VOC family protein, with the protein MNPFESSTRITPFLWFDENAEEAVEFYCSIFKNARRIGELHADGAPHTPKGKPLTVTFELDGQRFTALNGGPYFKFTEAVSFAIRCDSQAEVDEYWSKLTADGGQESQCGWLKDKYGLSWQVVPKQLPELIKNPKAMQAMMGMKKIELGELEKAAKS; encoded by the coding sequence GTGAACCCATTCGAATCGTCTACGCGGATTACACCGTTCCTCTGGTTCGACGAAAACGCCGAAGAGGCAGTCGAATTTTACTGTTCGATCTTTAAAAATGCGCGACGCATTGGGGAACTCCACGCGGATGGTGCGCCGCACACGCCGAAAGGCAAGCCGCTTACCGTTACTTTCGAGCTCGATGGCCAGCGGTTCACGGCGCTCAACGGCGGGCCCTACTTCAAATTCACGGAAGCGGTTTCGTTCGCAATCCGCTGCGACTCGCAGGCGGAAGTGGATGAATACTGGTCGAAGCTGACCGCGGACGGAGGGCAGGAATCGCAGTGCGGCTGGCTGAAGGACAAGTATGGTCTCTCATGGCAGGTGGTGCCGAAACAGCTTCCGGAGTTGATCAAAAACCCGAAGGCGATGCAGGCAATGATGGGAATGAAGAAGATCGAGCTCGGCGAGTTGGAGAAAGCAGCGAAGTCCTAG
- a CDS encoding DUF3224 domain-containing protein, whose amino-acid sequence MKANGPFDVKILPQKADNPCAEAAQLGRMSIDKQFHGALEATSKGEMLTFMTEVKGSAGYVAIERVTGTLDGRSGSFILQHNATMDRGTPALNIVVVPDSGTGELAGIRGAMKIDIQPSGKHFYDFDYEIG is encoded by the coding sequence ATGAAAGCAAACGGGCCATTCGACGTAAAGATACTCCCGCAAAAGGCCGACAATCCCTGCGCCGAAGCCGCTCAACTGGGCCGCATGTCCATCGACAAGCAGTTCCACGGCGCTCTCGAAGCAACCAGCAAGGGCGAAATGCTGACCTTCATGACCGAGGTCAAAGGGTCGGCGGGCTATGTCGCGATCGAGCGCGTGACGGGCACCCTTGACGGCCGAAGCGGATCGTTCATACTGCAGCACAACGCCACCATGGATCGCGGCACGCCCGCGCTGAACATCGTCGTCGTCCCTGATTCAGGCACCGGAGAACTTGCCGGTATTCGCGGCGCCATGAAGATCGATATCCAGCCCAGCGGCAAGCACTTCTACGATTTCGACTACGAAATCGGCTAG
- a CDS encoding ectonucleotide pyrophosphatase/phosphodiesterase, giving the protein MKRLLARLCFLLLISVGAFAQSIPVITVDQPPNSAEQQKKHYVVLVSLDGFRYDYAKKYGATHLLEIAKHGASVPDGMIPSYPSLTFPNHYTLVTGLYPEHHGIVGNEFYDPERKAKYALSDKAAEADGTWYEGTPLWSLAVKQGMRSACFFWPGSVAEIAGARPTYYLRYDNSIPDERRVEQVIAWLKLPAEQRPHFITLYYSKVDHAGHEFGPDSPQVAEAVKSVDATIGLLEENLQALHLPIDLIVVSDHGMAKTDPNWVTLDKYASLDGFVTVGLSLYAPSEAAAEKAYEKLKGGDSRFNVYRRKDVPAELHFNSNPREGDPVVVAKGSWAIRATTNSYGGDKPPNIGNHGFDPRVLPEMKAVFYAEGPDIKPGVQLQSFENVNVFPLIVELLGLDSPKVDGDPKVLSGIVKK; this is encoded by the coding sequence ATGAAACGGCTTCTAGCTCGGCTGTGCTTCCTGCTGCTGATCTCTGTTGGCGCTTTTGCGCAAAGCATTCCCGTCATCACTGTCGATCAACCGCCGAACTCAGCGGAACAGCAGAAGAAGCACTATGTAGTTCTGGTGTCGCTGGATGGCTTTCGATATGACTACGCGAAAAAGTATGGGGCGACGCATCTCCTGGAAATCGCCAAACATGGGGCGAGCGTTCCCGACGGAATGATTCCGTCGTATCCGTCTCTGACCTTTCCGAACCACTACACCTTGGTGACCGGACTGTATCCCGAGCACCACGGGATTGTGGGCAACGAGTTTTACGATCCGGAGCGCAAAGCGAAGTACGCGTTGAGTGACAAAGCGGCGGAAGCCGATGGTACGTGGTACGAGGGCACGCCGTTGTGGTCGCTGGCGGTGAAGCAGGGAATGCGTAGTGCCTGTTTCTTCTGGCCGGGATCGGTGGCGGAGATCGCAGGAGCGCGGCCCACTTACTACCTGCGTTACGACAACTCCATCCCGGACGAGAGGCGTGTCGAGCAGGTCATCGCGTGGCTCAAGCTTCCTGCCGAGCAGCGTCCTCACTTCATCACGCTGTACTACTCGAAGGTCGATCATGCCGGACACGAATTCGGCCCGGACAGTCCGCAGGTTGCGGAGGCAGTGAAGAGTGTGGATGCAACGATTGGCCTGCTCGAGGAAAACCTGCAGGCACTGCATCTGCCGATTGACCTGATCGTTGTTTCGGACCACGGCATGGCGAAGACGGACCCGAATTGGGTCACGCTCGACAAATATGCTTCCCTCGACGGCTTCGTGACGGTTGGGCTGAGCCTGTACGCACCCTCGGAAGCTGCCGCCGAAAAGGCGTACGAGAAGCTGAAGGGCGGGGATTCGCGCTTCAACGTCTACCGGCGGAAGGACGTGCCGGCTGAGCTGCATTTCAACAGCAATCCGCGCGAAGGAGATCCGGTGGTGGTTGCAAAGGGTTCGTGGGCGATCCGCGCGACCACAAACTCCTACGGCGGAGACAAGCCACCGAATATTGGCAATCATGGGTTCGATCCGCGTGTGCTGCCGGAGATGAAGGCGGTCTTTTACGCGGAGGGGCCCGACATCAAACCCGGAGTTCAGTTGCAGAGCTTCGAGAACGTAAACGTGTTCCCGTTGATTGTGGAACTGCTAGGTCTTGATAGCCCGAAGGTTGACGGTGACCCCAAAGTTCTTTCGGGAATTGTTAAGAAATAG